A genome region from Myripristis murdjan chromosome 16, fMyrMur1.1, whole genome shotgun sequence includes the following:
- the rps27.2 gene encoding 40S ribosomal protein S27.2 isoform X1 produces MDHAGFLIPQFRLSANSFRCITCAFLSGSGSNHADMPLAKDLLHPTPEEEKRRHKKKRLVQSPNSYFMDVKCPGCYKITTVFSHAQTVVLCVGCSTVLCQPTGGKARLTEGCSFRRKQH; encoded by the exons CTGTCAGCCAACAGTTTCCGGTGCATCACGTGTGCGTTTCTTTCCGGCTCAGGCTCAAATCACGCAGACATGCCA CTCGCAAAGGATTTGCTGCATCCGACCCccgaggaggagaagaggagacacAAGAAAAAGCGTCTTGTACAGAGTCCCAATTCCTATTTCATGGATGTGAAATGTCCAG GATGCTACAAGATCACCACAGTGTTTAGTCACGCTCAGACAGTCGTCCTGTGTGTCGGCTGCTCCACAGTCCTCTGTCAGCCTACAGGAGGGAAAGCTCGCCTCACAGAAG GATGTTCATTCAGAAGGAAACAACACTAG
- the rps27.2 gene encoding 40S ribosomal protein S27.2 isoform X2 encodes MLAKDLLHPTPEEEKRRHKKKRLVQSPNSYFMDVKCPGCYKITTVFSHAQTVVLCVGCSTVLCQPTGGKARLTEGCSFRRKQH; translated from the exons ATG CTCGCAAAGGATTTGCTGCATCCGACCCccgaggaggagaagaggagacacAAGAAAAAGCGTCTTGTACAGAGTCCCAATTCCTATTTCATGGATGTGAAATGTCCAG GATGCTACAAGATCACCACAGTGTTTAGTCACGCTCAGACAGTCGTCCTGTGTGTCGGCTGCTCCACAGTCCTCTGTCAGCCTACAGGAGGGAAAGCTCGCCTCACAGAAG GATGTTCATTCAGAAGGAAACAACACTAG